One window from the genome of Nicotiana sylvestris chromosome 9, ASM39365v2, whole genome shotgun sequence encodes:
- the LOC138877945 gene encoding uncharacterized protein gives MAVLRETVLQGSAKEVSIDEDGVLQLQGVRCVPNVYGLGERILEEWMKKDIVEYVARCLNCQQVKYENQRPGGLIQQMTIPEWKWERITMEFVVGLSRTLQKINVVWAIVDRGQWDQFLPLVEFASNKSYQSSIEMAPFEALYGRRCRFPIGSFDPGEAKLYSTDLVKDALEKVKLIQKRLRIAQSRQKSYADQKMRDVSFMVGEKPIRGSSNFSRVYALEIRRRLVSYVRLQLDENLGYEEDPIAIVARPDRQLRSKRISTVKV, from the exons ATGGCAGTTCTTAGAGAGACGGTActacagggtagtgccaaggaggtttctattgatGAGGATGGTGTTCTACAACTCCAGGGTGTTCGATGTGTTCCTAATGTGTATGGCTTGGGGGAGAGGATACTAGAGGAG tggatgaagaaagatatagttgagtatgtggctaggtgcctaaattgccagcaggtcaagtatgagaaccagaggccaggtggcctaatTCAGCAGATGACcatacctgagtggaaatgggagcgcattactatggaatTCGTAGTTGGGTTGTCGCGGACCTTGCAGAAAATTAATGTTGTTTGGgccattgttgatag gggacagtgggatcagttcttgcctttggttGAGTTTGCTTCAAACAaaagttatcagtccagcatcgagatggctccatttgaggctttatatggccGGCGATGTCGTTTTCCCATCGGGTCGTTTGATCCcggcgaggctaagttatataGTACTGATTTAgtaaaggatgccttggaaaaggtaaagttgatccagAAGCGACTTCGCATagcacagtccagacagaagagctacgcggatcagaagatgcgtgatgtatcatttatggtcggtgagaag cctatCAGGGGTTCATCCAATTTTTCACGTGTTTATGCTCTAGAGATACGACGCCGACTTGTCTCATATGTTAGACTTCAGCTAGATGAGaacttgggttatgaggaggaccCAATTGCTATTGTTGCTAGACCtgatcgccagttgagatccaagaggatttctacggtaaaggtttag